The proteins below are encoded in one region of Prevotella melaninogenica ATCC 25845:
- a CDS encoding electron transfer flavoprotein subunit beta/FixA family protein, with amino-acid sequence MSLKIVVLAKQVPDTRNVGKDAMTAEGTVNRAALPAIFNPEDLNALEQALRLKEQNPGSTVGILTMGPPRAGEIIRQGLYRGADTGWLLTDRKFAGADTLATSYALATAVQKIGDVDIIIGGRQAIDGDTAQVGPQVAQKLGLNQVTYAEEILKIEDGKATIRRHIDGGVETVVAPLPVLITVNGTAAPARPCNAKLVMKYKYATCPMERKGDEPWTQLYEERPYLTLNQWSVADVNGDEEQCGLSGSPTKVKSVQNIVFQAKESKTLTGSDGDVEGLIKELLGEKIIG; translated from the coding sequence ATGAGTTTGAAAATTGTAGTACTTGCTAAGCAGGTACCTGACACAAGAAATGTGGGAAAAGATGCCATGACAGCCGAAGGAACGGTAAACCGTGCCGCACTGCCTGCCATCTTCAACCCTGAAGACCTAAACGCTTTGGAGCAGGCTCTGAGACTGAAGGAACAGAACCCAGGCTCTACTGTAGGAATCTTAACCATGGGTCCTCCACGCGCCGGAGAAATCATCCGACAGGGACTCTATCGTGGTGCTGATACTGGCTGGTTGCTTACCGATCGTAAGTTTGCTGGTGCTGACACACTCGCTACTTCTTATGCTTTAGCGACAGCTGTACAGAAAATCGGTGATGTAGACATTATCATCGGTGGACGACAGGCTATCGATGGTGACACCGCACAGGTAGGACCACAGGTTGCACAGAAGTTAGGACTCAATCAAGTTACTTACGCAGAAGAAATCCTGAAGATTGAGGATGGCAAGGCTACTATCCGTCGCCATATTGATGGTGGTGTAGAGACCGTTGTAGCTCCATTACCAGTACTCATCACTGTGAATGGTACTGCTGCTCCTGCACGTCCTTGCAATGCCAAACTCGTGATGAAGTACAAGTATGCTACTTGTCCTATGGAGCGCAAAGGTGATGAGCCTTGGACACAGCTCTATGAGGAGCGTCCTTACCTCACACTGAATCAGTGGTCAGTTGCCGATGTCAACGGTGATGAGGAGCAGTGCGGTTTGAGTGGTTCACCAACAAAGGTGAAGTCTGTTCAGAACATCGTCTTCCAAGCTAAGGAGAGTAAGACGCTCACTGGCTCAGATGGGGATGTAGAAGGACTCATCAAAGAACTGTTAGGAGAGAAGATTATTGGTTAA
- a CDS encoding electron transfer flavoprotein subunit alpha/FixB family protein — protein sequence MNNVFVYCEIEETTVQEVSQELLTKGRKLANELGVELHAIAAGSGIKGKVEDQILPYGVDKLFVFDGEGLFPYTSAPHTDILVNLFTEEKPQICLMGATVIGRDLGPRVSSSLTSGLTADCTQLEIGDYEDKKAGKRYENLLYQIRPAFGGNIVATIVNPDHRPQMATVRSGVMQKAIYEGEAKGEVVYPDVAKYVPEVDYVVKVIDRHVEPAQNNLKEASIVIAGGYGVGSKEGFDLLFKLAKELHGEVGASRAAVDAGWVDHDRQIGQTGVTVHPKVYIACGISGQIQHIAGMQDSGIVISINNDPDAPINSIADYIINGTVEEVVPKLIKYYKQNSK from the coding sequence ATGAACAACGTATTTGTATATTGCGAAATAGAGGAAACCACCGTACAGGAGGTTTCACAGGAGCTGTTGACCAAAGGTCGCAAGCTCGCAAATGAGTTAGGTGTGGAACTCCACGCCATCGCTGCAGGTAGTGGCATCAAAGGAAAGGTAGAAGACCAAATCCTGCCATACGGTGTAGACAAACTCTTTGTCTTTGATGGTGAGGGACTCTTCCCTTACACATCAGCACCACACACAGACATTCTTGTAAACCTCTTCACTGAGGAGAAACCACAGATCTGTTTGATGGGTGCTACTGTTATCGGTCGTGACCTCGGTCCACGTGTGTCATCATCCCTGACAAGTGGTCTTACCGCCGATTGTACTCAACTTGAGATTGGTGACTACGAAGATAAGAAAGCAGGTAAGCGTTATGAGAACCTGCTCTATCAGATTCGTCCTGCCTTCGGTGGTAACATCGTAGCAACCATCGTCAATCCTGACCACCGTCCACAGATGGCTACCGTACGCTCTGGCGTTATGCAGAAAGCTATCTATGAGGGTGAGGCAAAGGGCGAGGTTGTCTATCCAGATGTAGCGAAGTATGTCCCAGAGGTTGACTATGTTGTAAAGGTTATCGACCGTCATGTTGAGCCAGCACAGAACAACCTCAAGGAGGCTTCAATCGTTATCGCAGGTGGCTATGGTGTTGGCTCTAAAGAGGGTTTCGACTTACTCTTCAAGTTAGCTAAAGAGCTTCATGGAGAGGTTGGTGCCAGCCGTGCCGCTGTTGATGCAGGTTGGGTAGACCACGATCGTCAAATTGGTCAGACCGGTGTCACCGTCCATCCAAAGGTTTACATCGCTTGTGGTATCTCTGGACAGATTCAGCACATTGCTGGTATGCAGGACAGTGGTATCGTCATCTCTATCAACAACGACCCAGACGCTCCTATCAATTCCATCGCTGACTATATCATCAATGGCACCGTTGAAGAGGTTGTTCCGAAGTTGATAAAGTATTATAAGCAGAATAGTAAGTAA
- a CDS encoding HU family DNA-binding protein, translating into MKIRLVPKKNPQKREEVKFYANPVNLGHKSLDDIARDIAGRSSLTRGDVSNVLYNFIDCLPHYLRDGFSIQLGSFGSMRVTLASKGAETEKTFKTETIKPRVVFTPGTELKRELSVNSYESVRKTEEAGKDKKKKEKKEENGPVPDTV; encoded by the coding sequence ATGAAAATTCGTTTAGTACCAAAGAAAAATCCGCAGAAGCGGGAGGAAGTAAAGTTTTATGCTAACCCTGTTAACCTTGGGCATAAGTCGCTGGATGACATTGCACGTGACATTGCTGGACGTTCGTCCTTGACGCGTGGTGATGTGTCGAACGTGCTGTATAACTTTATTGATTGCTTGCCCCATTATCTCCGTGATGGTTTCAGTATTCAGTTGGGAAGTTTTGGCTCGATGCGTGTCACGCTGGCGAGCAAAGGAGCAGAAACAGAAAAAACTTTTAAGACCGAGACAATTAAGCCTCGTGTGGTCTTCACGCCCGGAACAGAATTGAAGCGTGAACTTTCCGTAAACTCTTACGAATCTGTGAGAAAGACAGAAGAGGCAGGGAAAGACAAGAAGAAAAAGGAAAAGAAAGAGGAAAATGGACCTGTACCAGACACCGTCTAA
- the dnaG gene encoding DNA primase has protein sequence MIDRPTVDRIMNASNIVEVVSDFVSLRKTGTSYKGLCPFHDDRTPSFSVSPVKGVYKCFSCGAAGNAVKFIMEHEQMTYPEALKWLANKYHIEVHERELTNEEKQQENERESMFLVNEWAAKYFNDILHNDVDGMAIGMQYFRSRGFRDDIIRKFQLGFCLSSRHAFADVALKAGFQRDFLIKTGLCFERENGELIDRFNGRVMFPWVGVSGKVTAFGGRLLDSRTKGVSQKYVNSPDSVIYHKERELYGIFQAKKAIAKHDLVYMVEGYTDVVSMHQCGIENVVANSGTALSVHQIRLLHRFTPNIVLLYDGDEAGQHAALRGTDMLLAESMNVKVLLLPDGKDPDEFARSYSAEDFRKYIEDNQTDFIVFKINVLLKGVTDPIKRSEAVGSIVQSISVIKDPILRDTYIRECANRTGVSERTLMDQMNRNIYSNREQQTREQQQHRAAVMEEQREDAMAVASKPTTSKVEQMLIQAVVKDGEKVIFRDVKDENSGQTYNLTVAQYIAYDLGSDNLGFSNELYTKILQEAVEHCGEEGFKAEEYFTQHADINIASVAVRLSVDRFQLAGSLQVKETEQTLRDRVIHLVADFRLEYVSFHLKELNERLLQVKDSQEMQEIMSEIMRTQNLRNELAKKTGSNILV, from the coding sequence ATGATAGATAGACCGACTGTAGATAGGATTATGAATGCGTCGAATATCGTTGAGGTAGTCAGCGATTTCGTTTCTTTACGCAAGACGGGAACAAGCTATAAAGGTTTGTGCCCTTTTCATGATGACCGTACACCATCGTTTTCCGTTAGTCCTGTGAAAGGTGTTTACAAATGCTTTTCATGTGGTGCGGCGGGTAATGCTGTGAAGTTTATCATGGAGCATGAGCAGATGACTTATCCTGAAGCCTTGAAGTGGCTTGCGAATAAGTATCATATTGAGGTGCATGAGCGAGAACTGACGAATGAGGAAAAGCAGCAGGAGAATGAACGAGAATCAATGTTCTTGGTCAATGAGTGGGCTGCAAAGTACTTTAATGATATCTTGCACAACGATGTTGATGGTATGGCTATTGGTATGCAGTATTTTCGCAGCCGTGGTTTTAGAGATGATATCATTCGTAAGTTTCAGTTAGGTTTCTGTCTTTCAAGTCGTCATGCTTTTGCTGATGTAGCCTTAAAGGCAGGTTTTCAAAGAGATTTTCTTATAAAGACTGGTCTTTGCTTTGAGCGTGAGAATGGAGAACTTATCGACCGCTTCAATGGACGTGTGATGTTCCCATGGGTGGGTGTGAGCGGTAAGGTGACAGCCTTCGGTGGTCGTCTGCTGGATTCTCGTACGAAGGGCGTTAGTCAGAAGTATGTCAATTCTCCAGATAGTGTTATCTATCATAAAGAGAGAGAACTCTATGGTATCTTCCAAGCAAAGAAAGCTATAGCTAAGCACGACCTTGTTTATATGGTGGAGGGATATACGGACGTTGTCTCTATGCACCAGTGTGGTATTGAAAATGTCGTAGCTAATAGTGGTACAGCACTTTCTGTACATCAGATACGTCTTTTGCACCGCTTTACTCCTAATATCGTTCTACTTTATGATGGCGATGAGGCTGGTCAGCATGCTGCTTTACGAGGTACGGATATGCTGTTGGCTGAGAGTATGAATGTGAAGGTGCTGTTACTTCCTGACGGAAAAGACCCAGATGAGTTCGCACGTAGTTACAGTGCAGAAGATTTCAGAAAATATATTGAAGATAATCAGACAGACTTCATCGTCTTTAAGATTAACGTACTATTAAAGGGTGTTACTGATCCGATTAAGCGTTCAGAGGCAGTTGGTTCAATAGTGCAAAGCATTTCTGTTATAAAAGACCCGATACTCCGTGATACCTATATCCGTGAGTGTGCGAATCGTACAGGCGTGTCAGAGCGAACCTTGATGGACCAGATGAATCGTAATATCTATTCCAATCGAGAACAACAGACACGTGAACAACAGCAACATCGGGCTGCGGTAATGGAGGAGCAACGGGAGGATGCAATGGCTGTAGCCTCTAAACCGACAACATCGAAGGTAGAGCAAATGCTTATCCAAGCTGTCGTCAAGGATGGTGAGAAGGTAATCTTCCGTGATGTGAAAGATGAGAATAGCGGACAGACATATAACCTGACCGTAGCACAATATATTGCTTATGACCTTGGAAGCGATAATCTTGGTTTCTCAAATGAACTTTATACTAAGATACTGCAGGAGGCTGTAGAGCATTGTGGTGAAGAAGGGTTCAAGGCTGAAGAGTATTTCACACAGCATGCAGATATTAATATCGCATCTGTAGCAGTGAGATTGAGCGTAGATCGTTTCCAACTCGCAGGGAGTCTGCAAGTGAAAGAAACGGAACAAACATTGCGTGATCGTGTTATACATCTTGTAGCTGACTTCCGTTTAGAATATGTTTCTTTCCACTTGAAAGAACTGAATGAACGACTTCTGCAGGTGAAAGATTCGCAAGAGATGCAAGAGATTATGAGCGAGATAATGAGGACACAGAATCTTCGTAATGAATTAGCAAAGAAAACTGGTAGTAATATTCTGGTATGA
- the cls gene encoding cardiolipin synthase, giving the protein MIYVHWAFLAVYVVVIIMVMVRVLMDNRQPAKTMAWMLVLTFIPMLGIILYFFFGQTTRKERKIWQYSMDQLTKHSMLEFVEQKRLHLPNEYRELIKLFMNQNWVLPFKNNETEIYTSGYEFFPSLLMEIGKAEHHIHLDTFIIASDPLGQIVADALIDKARQGVEVRVIYDDVGSWKTKNRFFDRMRAEGIEVYAFMPVRFPVFTSKVNYRNHRKICVIDGEVGFIGGMNIANRYVQGIKKLAWRDTHVKITGAAVYGLQRAFLVDWFFVSRELITNHVYYPVSKVTENDSLIQIVTSSPTSLWPEIEQGYVRVLTSAKQYVYMETPYFLPTDPILFAMRTAALSGVDVRLMIPYETDTKIVEWASRTYVLDTVKAGVKVYLYKAGFNHSKLLVADDSIATIGSTNVDFRSFENDFEANAFFYDKKIALEVKDIFLKDQEECVALEDVRNLTHRSFLQRLWESIIRLLSPLL; this is encoded by the coding sequence ATGATTTATGTTCATTGGGCATTCTTAGCAGTCTACGTTGTTGTCATCATTATGGTGATGGTACGCGTATTGATGGATAACCGACAGCCAGCCAAGACAATGGCGTGGATGTTGGTGCTGACGTTTATCCCAATGTTAGGTATCATTCTTTACTTCTTCTTCGGTCAGACCACACGTAAGGAGCGTAAGATATGGCAGTATAGTATGGACCAGTTGACCAAGCATTCCATGTTGGAGTTTGTAGAACAGAAGCGTCTTCATCTGCCTAATGAGTACCGAGAACTTATCAAACTCTTCATGAATCAGAACTGGGTCTTACCATTTAAGAATAACGAAACAGAGATTTATACTTCTGGATACGAGTTTTTTCCTTCTTTGTTAATGGAGATTGGTAAGGCTGAACATCATATCCATTTAGATACTTTTATTATTGCCAGTGACCCCTTGGGGCAGATTGTTGCTGATGCTTTGATTGATAAAGCACGACAAGGAGTAGAGGTACGTGTCATCTATGATGATGTAGGTTCTTGGAAAACAAAGAATCGTTTTTTTGACCGTATGCGAGCTGAGGGAATAGAAGTATATGCCTTTATGCCTGTACGCTTTCCAGTCTTTACCAGTAAGGTGAACTATCGTAATCATAGAAAGATATGTGTGATTGATGGTGAGGTGGGATTTATCGGTGGTATGAATATTGCCAATCGTTATGTGCAAGGGATAAAGAAATTAGCTTGGCGTGATACGCATGTTAAGATAACTGGTGCAGCGGTATATGGTTTGCAACGTGCCTTTTTGGTAGATTGGTTCTTTGTAAGTCGTGAACTAATAACCAATCATGTTTATTATCCTGTCAGTAAGGTTACTGAGAATGATAGTCTTATTCAGATTGTCACCAGTAGTCCAACAAGTTTATGGCCTGAGATAGAGCAAGGTTACGTAAGGGTACTTACCAGTGCGAAGCAATATGTCTATATGGAAACACCTTACTTCCTTCCTACCGACCCAATCCTCTTTGCTATGCGTACTGCAGCTTTGTCGGGAGTAGATGTAAGACTGATGATTCCTTACGAGACAGACACAAAGATTGTGGAATGGGCTTCACGCACATACGTCTTAGATACAGTGAAAGCGGGAGTAAAAGTTTATTTATATAAGGCTGGTTTTAATCATTCGAAACTTCTTGTTGCCGATGATAGCATAGCAACGATTGGTTCTACTAATGTTGACTTCCGTAGCTTTGAGAATGACTTTGAAGCAAATGCTTTCTTCTATGATAAGAAAATAGCATTAGAAGTAAAGGATATCTTCTTAAAAGATCAAGAAGAGTGTGTTGCCTTAGAAGATGTGCGAAACCTTACACATCGTTCTTTCCTACAACGATTGTGGGAATCAATAATAAGGCTCTTGAGCCCTTTATTATAA
- a CDS encoding endonuclease domain-containing protein — MTKENRKKCTYKTASPDRYHILKDFAKENRNEMTLAEEILWKELKGTRGECHFRRQHPIGDFIVDFACLSQNLVIEVDGAYHKQPLQEVDDETRAEYLNEMGFNVLRFTNEEIYTDIDNVIEQITEFINNE; from the coding sequence ATGACTAAAGAAAATAGAAAGAAATGCACCTACAAGACAGCTTCACCTGATAGATACCATATTCTAAAAGACTTTGCAAAGGAGAATCGAAACGAGATGACTTTGGCAGAAGAGATTCTATGGAAAGAATTAAAAGGTACAAGGGGCGAATGTCATTTCAGAAGACAGCATCCTATAGGTGACTTCATTGTAGACTTTGCTTGTCTTTCACAAAACTTAGTCATAGAAGTAGATGGGGCTTACCATAAGCAACCGCTACAAGAGGTAGACGATGAAACAAGAGCAGAATACCTCAACGAAATGGGCTTTAATGTGCTTAGATTCACCAACGAAGAGATATACACGGACATTGACAATGTGATAGAACAAATAACCGAATTTATAAACAACGAATAA
- a CDS encoding acyl-CoA dehydrogenase family protein, protein MANYYTDHPEIAFHLEHPLMKRIVELKERNYADASTHADAPVNYEDAIENYKRILDITGDITANIIAPNSEAVDIEGPHLIDNRMHYASKTLENIQATRQAGLWGVSMPRRYGGLNLPNVVFSMMSELIAAADAGFQNIWSLQSCIDTLYEFGNEEQRQKYIPRICEGEMMSMDLTEPDAGSDLQRVMLKATFDEKENCWRLNGVKRFITNGDSDIHLVLARSEEGTRDGRGLSMFIYDKRNGGVDVRHIEHKLGIHGSPTCELVYKNAKAELCGNVRMGLIKYVMALMNGARLGIAAQSVGLEQEAYNEGLAYAKDRAQFGKKIVNFPAVYDMLSRMKAKLDAGRSLLYQTARYVDIYKALEDIARDQKLTPEERQEMKKYTRLADAFTPLAKGINSEYANQTAYDSISIHGGSGFIMEYKCQRLYRDARIFSIYEGTTQLQVVAAVRYITNGTYLSIMKEMLEGELSCDCMKGLRERVAKLVQLYEEAVEKVNASENQDVHDFLARRLYNMTADIIGSLLLIQDASKAPDLFKKSAHVFVRMAEEEVIGHTAYIKAFNPEDLEQFKAVEEENAEA, encoded by the coding sequence ATGGCAAATTATTATACTGACCACCCAGAAATAGCGTTTCACTTGGAGCATCCATTGATGAAACGCATCGTAGAACTGAAAGAGCGTAACTACGCTGATGCTTCTACACACGCTGACGCACCGGTAAACTATGAGGATGCTATCGAGAACTACAAACGCATCTTGGATATCACTGGTGACATAACAGCAAATATCATTGCACCTAACTCTGAGGCTGTAGACATCGAAGGTCCACACCTTATCGACAACCGTATGCACTATGCCAGCAAGACCTTGGAGAATATCCAGGCTACACGTCAGGCAGGATTGTGGGGTGTTTCTATGCCTCGCCGTTATGGTGGACTGAACCTTCCAAACGTTGTCTTCTCTATGATGTCTGAGTTGATTGCTGCTGCCGATGCTGGTTTCCAGAATATCTGGTCTTTGCAGTCTTGTATCGACACACTCTATGAGTTTGGTAATGAGGAGCAGCGTCAGAAGTATATTCCTCGTATCTGCGAAGGAGAGATGATGTCAATGGACCTCACCGAGCCTGATGCTGGTTCCGACCTTCAGCGTGTAATGCTCAAAGCTACCTTCGATGAGAAGGAGAACTGCTGGCGTCTGAATGGTGTGAAGCGTTTCATTACCAATGGCGACTCTGACATCCACCTCGTTCTTGCACGTTCAGAAGAGGGTACACGTGATGGTCGTGGCCTTTCTATGTTCATCTATGACAAACGTAATGGCGGTGTTGACGTACGTCATATCGAGCATAAACTCGGTATTCATGGTTCTCCTACCTGCGAGCTTGTTTACAAGAATGCGAAGGCAGAGCTCTGTGGTAACGTCCGCATGGGTCTTATTAAATATGTAATGGCATTGATGAATGGTGCTCGCCTTGGTATCGCAGCACAGTCTGTCGGGCTTGAGCAGGAGGCTTACAACGAGGGATTGGCTTACGCTAAGGATCGTGCACAGTTCGGTAAGAAGATTGTCAACTTCCCAGCTGTCTACGATATGCTCTCTCGTATGAAGGCGAAACTCGATGCTGGTCGTTCTCTCTTGTATCAGACTGCACGCTATGTTGATATCTACAAGGCATTGGAAGATATCGCACGTGACCAGAAGCTCACCCCTGAGGAGCGTCAGGAGATGAAGAAGTACACTCGTCTTGCTGATGCTTTCACACCATTGGCAAAGGGTATCAACTCTGAGTATGCTAACCAGACAGCTTACGATTCTATCTCTATCCACGGTGGTTCTGGTTTCATCATGGAGTATAAGTGTCAGCGTCTGTACCGTGATGCACGTATCTTCTCTATCTATGAGGGTACAACACAGTTGCAGGTTGTTGCTGCTGTACGTTACATCACTAACGGTACCTACCTCTCTATCATGAAGGAGATGCTTGAGGGCGAACTCTCTTGCGACTGCATGAAGGGTCTGCGTGAGCGTGTAGCTAAACTCGTCCAGCTCTACGAAGAGGCTGTTGAGAAGGTTAACGCAAGCGAAAACCAGGATGTTCACGACTTCCTTGCACGCCGTCTTTACAACATGACAGCCGACATCATCGGTTCTCTCCTCCTCATTCAAGATGCTTCTAAGGCACCAGACCTCTTCAAGAAGTCTGCCCATGTCTTTGTTCGCATGGCAGAGGAAGAAGTTATCGGTCACACTGCTTATATCAAAGCCTTCAACCCAGAAGACCTTGAGCAGTTCAAGGCTGTGGAAGAAGAGAATGCTGAAGCATAA
- a CDS encoding mechanosensitive ion channel family protein — protein MIPKLPHNLLEDVLEEIRIFVENIIESVGVHGHTVPVLRHVLLTLVAILLAFIAERICKYLFVPLVLRLVKRTQARWDDVVLDHQVLRTACHIVPALVIWQLMPLVFYQYHVVQVALTRITAVYLTIATTRLVTKLIDRLRYLNTKPGDSTSLYLKSFCGVLKILAIFIAVIVVVGILINRSPMTLLAGLGATSAVLMLVFKDTIDGLVAGVRLTSNEMIHIGDRITLPGGFVDGTVIDITLTTVKIRQSDNTITTVPPLTLVSGMFQNWKGLEDVEGQRVKKMIYFDVRSIRIADDGLKQQLIDKGLAKADDLKGEVVTTALFRRYMEHYLAKREDVNAKMPLLVRQLEATQAGIPMELYFFLRQKDWIPYEHAMADILEHVYAYANEFGLKVYAQAPVQ, from the coding sequence ATGATACCAAAACTTCCCCATAATCTCCTTGAAGATGTCCTTGAAGAGATAAGAATCTTCGTCGAGAATATTATTGAGTCAGTCGGTGTACATGGTCATACCGTTCCTGTATTGCGTCATGTCTTATTGACATTAGTAGCAATCTTGTTGGCTTTCATTGCCGAACGAATCTGTAAATACTTATTCGTTCCCCTTGTTCTTCGTCTGGTAAAGCGTACGCAAGCTCGATGGGACGATGTAGTCCTTGACCATCAAGTGTTGCGTACAGCCTGCCACATTGTCCCTGCCTTGGTGATATGGCAGTTGATGCCGCTTGTCTTCTATCAGTACCATGTCGTACAGGTGGCTTTGACACGAATAACTGCCGTCTATCTTACCATAGCAACGACGCGACTTGTGACGAAACTCATCGACCGTCTGCGCTATCTCAACACGAAACCGGGTGATTCGACGAGCCTTTATCTTAAGTCTTTCTGTGGCGTATTGAAGATTCTTGCTATCTTTATTGCTGTGATTGTGGTAGTTGGAATCCTTATTAATCGTAGTCCGATGACGTTGTTGGCAGGCTTAGGAGCTACCTCTGCTGTTCTTATGTTAGTCTTTAAGGACACGATTGATGGTCTTGTTGCTGGTGTCCGTCTGACGAGTAACGAGATGATACATATTGGTGACCGTATTACTCTACCTGGCGGCTTTGTGGATGGAACGGTCATTGATATCACACTCACAACTGTAAAGATTCGTCAATCAGATAATACGATTACCACCGTACCGCCTCTTACATTAGTTAGTGGAATGTTCCAGAACTGGAAGGGGTTGGAAGATGTAGAGGGACAAAGGGTCAAGAAGATGATTTATTTTGATGTTCGCAGCATTCGTATTGCTGACGATGGACTCAAACAACAGCTAATTGATAAGGGACTTGCTAAGGCGGACGACCTAAAGGGTGAGGTTGTGACGACTGCTCTCTTCCGTCGTTATATGGAGCATTACCTTGCCAAGCGTGAGGATGTCAATGCGAAGATGCCTCTCCTCGTACGTCAATTGGAGGCAACACAGGCGGGTATACCTATGGAACTTTACTTCTTCCTACGTCAGAAAGACTGGATTCCTTACGAGCATGCCATGGCTGACATCCTCGAACACGTTTATGCCTACGCCAACGAGTTCGGCTTGAAGGTCTATGCACAAGCCCCTGTGCAGTAA